ATATTTGGTGTTAGTACATATGAACTTTTCTGAATTACTGAAATAACTGAACCAAAAATCGCAAGATTGTCATGGGGGCTTGGGCACCGGTTGAGAAGCTAGTTTGCCTCAGAGCAGTTATCTGTTTGAACTATTATTTGCCCTGTTGAGACCCTTTAGTTTGGATGGCAGCTTTCAACATAACACTATAAAGCATGGGCTTGAGTGTCTAAATTAAGCGAGTGAAAGAGGAAGCATTCCATTGGAACACTTCAGGAAACAAGATGATACTTCAAGTGTTGAACAATGGGGAAGATGGAATTTGGAGCTAATATCCACGCATATTTGCAGTCAAGCACATTAAGAGAAATTTCTACAAACAAGAAACATATGACATGAAGTGTTTGTAAATGAAAAATAGCAGAAAATATTCATTTCTCAAAAAAATCAACAAGTTGACTATAGCTGCTCAAACTGAATCAGAATATGAGGATACGTGTTTTACCTGGTGGAATATAGCCAACTGTGCCAGCAATGGTTGAAAGGCTCCCACTACTTTTAGAAGGATCGATAATTTTGTAAAGCTCAATGTCTCCAATCTGAGGCTCATTCGTTGACTTCAAGTGGATAGTCCTCGTCGACAGATCAAGAAGCAGAACCGGCTGAGTGCGCCCATGAAGAAAGGTCAGCCCTTCGGCCACCCCCAAAGCAATGCTATACCGTGATGTCCAGTCCAGAACATGTGACCTTCCATCATGCAGTAAGTCGAACACCGTGCCCTTGTACACATGCTCATAGAGGAGGTACGCATTGTCTTCTGTCAAGACATAAGCCAATGGCACCATGACACTGGAATTGCTTAGCTTGCCAAGTACCTCAAGCTCATGGCCAAATTTCTCTTGGCTACCAACCTGGAATATCTTGTCACTCCAATCAAGCTTTTTCACAGAGTAGATTGATCCATTTGGCATCATGGCCTTGTAGTAGGTGCAGAATCTTGTCTTCAGGAATATGTTGTTGGGATTGGAGACTGCTTTCATTGCATACGTAAAGTCAATTCCAGAGGTGTGCACACTGCTCATTGTTATGAAATGGCCGTCAATGACTTGACACACACCAACTTCAGTTGATGGTCCTTCGTCTTCCACACGATAAATCCTCTTGGACAATGCGAGCATAATAATAGCAGCCAGCAAGCACAGTCCAACAAGAGAACTGACAATAGCAACAATAATCACAACACTATGTGTCCTTGTCTTCCCACTAGTAGGAGCGTCATTACTGTTTTCCCTGTCATCTGTAAGCTCAGGATTTCCACTGCTATCAACAGTCACACTTGAACGAAATGCAGGAAGGGACCCAGATAGGTGATTATGAGATAGCACCAAATGTGTCAAGCTCTGCAGACCCTCAAGTGAGGATGGCACTGGACCAGACAAGTTGTTGTATGAAAGGTCAAGGATCTCTAAATCTTTTAAAACACCAATATTTGAAGGAATAGATCCACTGAGATGGTTGTGACTAAGATTGAGAACTGCGCTCAAGCTGGTCGGCATTTTTGGGATGGTACCAGTGAGGGAATTATTTGCCAGATTGAGTTCAATCAGAGACGGCAATGAACTGACTGAAACTGGAATGGCACCGCTGATCTTGTTCCCTTGAAAATTCAAGTTGGAAAGCTTTGGAAGGTTGAAAATTCCCATTGGTATCTCTCCAGTGAATGAATTCAGACTAAGATTCAAAGTGCTCAGATTTGTTAAATCAGAAAATGTACTTGGGATAGGTCCCCTGAGATTGTTCATTTGAAGCTTCAGAACTACCAGCTTGTCAAGGTTACTGATTGCATCAGGCACTTGCCCCTGAAGATTGTTCGATGCCAGATTCAACAAGGACAAGTTCCTGCATCTTCCAAGCTCTGAAGAGATATTTCCCATCAAGTGATTGTTGTCCAACTCAAGATAAGCCAAGGCCAAGGCATCATCGATGGTGTCCGGGATGGTCCCATTGAGCTTGTTACCACCAAGCCTCAAGCGGTAGAGGTTTGAAGATAAGTTCCTAGGAATTGGTCCTTGAAGGTAATTGCTGGAGAGATCAACAGTCTCCAATCCTACAGAAGCGAGGAGATCAGAGGGTATCTCCCCACTCAGACCATTGTAACTCAAATCCAACATCTTCACATGCTTTGTAATACCGCTGGGGATAGAACCAGTAAAATTGTTCTGATTAGCCGCAAACCGAGTGAGCGTCGCGACATTCGACAAGCTCGCCGGTATTGTTCCAGTCAGGTTATTACCAGAAAGGATTAAGGTCCTGAGCTTGGGCAGCTTCCGGAACCCATCAACGACATCACCAGTGAGACTGTTCTGACTAAGATCCAACAGGGTGAGGTTTGAATAACTGAACAGGCTGCTTGGAATTGAATCATTGAAACTATTACGAGACAACACTAACTCCTCCATAGAGCTAGCCATTCTTAGAGGGACAGCACCAACCAAATGATTGGAGCTGAGGTTCAGGCTCCTCAACCTAGGCATAACACTCAATTGGGTGGTCACAGTTCCAGTGAAGGAATTGAAGGAGAGATCAAGAACCTCAAGTCGAGAGAAATCCGAGAGATCGCTTAGTCGCCCGACCAGACGGTTGCTGCTGAAATTCAGCACCCGCAACCCGGCAGTCATGGGGCAACGAGAGAAATGGTCCGTCAAATCGGCGAAGTAATTCTTGGAGAGATCGAGGGACTGTAAGGTGTCGAGAGAGCATAAGGAGGCAAAGAGCGTGGGGTTGGATATGGAGCAGCCAGATAAATCGACTTCAGTAACCACCGAGAAGGAACTAGAGTTAGAAGGGGAGCAGCCGATTCCTCTCCATAGGCATGGATTGGAGACGGTTGTGTTCCACCCGGCTGAGCCCACATAGCGCCAGAGATCCCTCATGATGGATTCCTGCGTGCTGTTTAGAGGAAGGCGCGGGTTGCCGGCGGCGGCGGACACATGGAGGCACAAGAAGGTGAAGAAGGAGAAGAGCGGTAGCGGCCTCGAGAAGCCGTGGGTAGAGGAGCAGGAACAGTACCTCTTCCTGTCCCCCATGGCCGGCGATCCTCGGCCTTTTCTCTTGATTCAGTTGGCTCCCTGCTGATCTTGGCCGGTTGGAGCAATAGGCAAAAGGGACTCCCCTAGGGTTCGGGTTTCTCGGCGACCATGGCTATGTGGTGCTCCTGCCCTCGGGTTTTGGTTGGCATTTGAGGATTCGAGACGAGTGTTGTAGTGAGGGGAAGGGAAGACTGCAGTTGTCCAGTCTTGCGAGAGAGGGAGAATGGAACGGGAAGGTGGGTGGGATCTTCTCTGTTTGGGTCCAGAGTTGACTGACTGACGTATTTGGTGGGGTGACCAAAACCTGAGTTTTCTTTTTAGGcaatgacaaataaaaatatagtttcatgtaaagtaccaatggttgaagaaagaggggatgccattcggggcatccccaaacttagttgcttgctacttcttgattaTTATCTTGAGATGCctcggacatccccaagcttaggcttttgctaatccttattccttcatccatcataagatcactcaaaacttgaaaacttcaatcacacaaaactcaacaatacCCTCGtgggatccattagtataagaaagcaaaccactactataagtactgttgcaaaactattcatattttatttttgcattatatctactgtattccaacttttctatggcaaaaactcatcaaataaaaccatagaatcatcaaaacaagcacacaacgcaaagaaaacagaatctgacaaaaacagaacagtctatagcaatctgactacttcgaatacttctgtaactccaaaaattctgaaaaattaggacgacgtaAATAATTTGTTTattttaatcttctgcaaaaagaatcaactcaaaatcactctttttataaaaatgaaaataacttcgtgagcgcaaaagtttctgtttttcagcaagatcaaagcaactttcacccaaatcatcccaaaggccttgcttggcacaaacactaatttaaaccacaaaaacacatctaaccagaggtataattgtgtattttatttaaAACAGCAAGGAAACCAAaaggcaaaaagatacaagttgggttgcctcccaacaagcgctatcgttttacgcccctagctaggcataacgcgtaggatctaagttctGTCGTCTTTGGttgtagatccataagatgccctcatgattgattcatatggtggcctaattcttgttctagggaagtgttccataccctttcttagtggaaactgaaatttaatattgccttctttcatatcaaccaCGACAcctatagtgtattaagttcatggaaaaacagagtaatgcaataagaacgatgaaatgatgtagacaagatctatttatgtagaaatagaccccatcctgtcatccttaatagcaacgatacatacgtgttgtttccctttctgtcactgggatcaagcaccgtaagatcgaacacatcacaaagcacctcttcccattacaagataaatagatgaagttggccaaacaaaacccaaatatcggagaagaaatacgatgctataatcaatcatgcatataagagatcaagggAAGACTCAAATAACCTTCATGGATAAAAACAGAGATCtgaccataaactcaaagttcattggatcccaacaaacacatcgcaaaaagacttacatcatatagatctcccagagaccattgtattgataatcaagagagagagagagaggaagccatctagctactaactacagacccataggtctataaaaaactactcacgcatcatcggagaggcaccaatagacgtgatgaacccctccgtgatggtgtctagattggatcttgtggttctggactctgcggcggttggaattgacttccgttgactcccctagggtttgtagaatattggggtatttatagagcaaagaggcggcgtGGGAGGCCAACGAGCAGGGCACAACCCActggggcgcgcctgggcccccaggcgcgtcctggtgggttgttctCCCCTCGGAGCTCTCCTCAGGTGCGttcctggcccattggatgtcttctggcccaaaaaagatccacaaaaagtttcgctgtgtttggactccgtttggtattgatttcgtgcgatgtaaaagacatgcagaaaacaacaactagcactgggcactatgtcaataggttagttccaaacaaTGATATAAATTGACTataaaaatgattgtaaaacatccaataatgataatataacagcatggaacaatcaaaaattatagatacgttggaggcgtatcaactagctctgtttaattactaaaaatgCTTGGTTCAGTAAGTGTGGTCAGTGTGTtgtatgttggagatatgccctagaggcaatcatgtatgatgatatttcctatgtgtttatgaataaagatagtccttgaacattatcaatcatgtgtatcagcaagtacgtgacttgtttgtgggactatgcattgtatgatgactgtcctaaaaggtccctagtcgaaagggctgtgtgaatGCGCagacgactagactagcatatgacacggtcgatggcttggtctcactagccatggagcacttgatgctaaccggataatatggactcggaagggtctggtcggattcgacgtagtcgaatccgagtcgagataaggtccgagtcggacagacccaactatgagacgcagcgatatgtcatctgtgagtctatagtacaacatacattctgtgtcctaagacctgagctgacgcatgtactcgggatggtgacaaacttgctttgggccgaccaaacgctactccgtgactgggtagttacaaaggtaggtttcgggtttgtccagtcccatgctgcgagacatggtcgagcaagatgggatttgcccctccgatcaggagagatatactctgggcccctcgtgtgatccgaccaggataagcatggccatgcgacaaggattatgagataatccggtttttggtcggtatcactggaacaagaaagaggtcggactagcacaaggatgacaatctcgccttgagcccgagaacatatatcgtgcggcaaagagaacagaagtgtgacatgttgtataggttcgcctaaccagcttcatattctgcttggtgctcggcacgccttgctagaggccgctaccaaccgtgcaagtCGGAGGTGATctaaactgtgaccaagccgacttgaacctaaggggtcgcacgcttaagggaaggaacctatgaggtcggatccgaggacactggttggatgtgatccgagctgtattcggattgtggccgagtagacttgtgggctttagggtccatgcgaggcccaagtgttgatcctgcgacggacgcctatataaagtggaggtgcggcacactcatttgGTTGCTCACTTCggcactgtcactagggtttgcatgtgttgcgaatagccacctccactcgccgccgactgtgtgatcggacctagcagtccgccgcacggtgttcctcctgcacgcgtggataccgttagaggcggtgcacttgcaccgctccggtgaacttgtacgtgggatcgaacgaccggctgttcgagggagatcggacgaggaggagacgatccacgcgggtgcgccgccccaactcttcttccgctgcacggcactgcgtgtctagtggtaacgaactatgatccatctcccgtagcatgttccaggttgttctacgcgtaggaaaattttaatttgcagtcgacgcaccctagcgTAGAGCCCAACATTGTacactcttttgtgtgcccaaattagcaagcgatgttagatTATGCAATGATGTTGATGAGGACAGTACctagggaaatttccaccaaaatttgacttATCAAACtcgtcccatgcgcgtaaagcagaagaatcgtttgtgatgcacacaatcattcaaagtgaatggtgtccagcAACAcgtgcgcaaagtttccctccgcaTTTCGAAATTTTTGGCCAACCGCTGAAATATCTAcccctccccccttccccacccccttttctccttgatgacaagtcacatttcccctgtttcctccttactTTCTTccgaagctatagccgcttccttgcTCTTGCTGTcgcgcatcctaccgccggggtcgccatggtattCTTCAATGAACTCTCGAGCGGTCCTCCTCCGACGATGACtctttcaccacccgggtatgcctctcttctctctctctcgggttatgacttggaatgaaggatgttaacccggcggtcgatttgagtcatttcttcctattgtagctccctaggacaatcagttgcaacgaatggagcggggtggctaaagATCTGCctgctcattgtcaccatcaatctccatgcatgaagttagttgcatttgaatctgtggacagtgggggAAGTTCctagcatgtgcagagaaggttaaccccactttcgttgttacaaatcatttattagatgtgattcaaacgATGTCACCATGTTATGTTATTCTGGATGTTAAGAAGTGTCATGGTTTGTACCTagcatctaaaaatgttgccatcttatCAGCGGTTCCATTAAAAAATATTTGTcaatggcaccgcttcagcagtttgtgcaaccaactttggtccacatctgagcagccaagcagtgaaatactaaatctttatggcatgaaggaaGTGGACATCAGAgaaactaggtgctccggagtccggtTCCCTAATTTTTTCCCGCTACAtcagctcgccagtgcagggcaccggtgccaaATGTAGCAAAGTTGTCTTGACACCGGTTTTGGCATAatagtggacgaccttagtgctattagttctatgttactaaatttgtgcatgtacacacctgttagtattaatttgatgttatccaaacactgttgctatgttgttgcagttatatttagcttcctcataaaatgttcaatttgttacttATACTACAtgactaagaacttgtagcgttgctgtagttaattatagcttctgatgtttcaaaatttggttgttgtctcagtagcaattaattcatttgcacattgatctttttgagaagatatgtcataattaacctatttcttcaatttttcaaaatatgtatttggtgattttgtatgttgctagaaacccatttcccctacaattgttactgatctagttttaaatattacaggatgaacggaagtgttcttacctagagtgggttgatcaagagtggccacaatctttgaagatgtgcctagcaaagctctggagcatgtatgaggaagagaacagatgtAGGCTTAGATAAAGTAttctcaacgctgaagaatatttcaagatgcgggaaaAAAGAGAGGAAGATGGAGAATGAGGTCAGATTTTAAAaattagactttgctaagatggtgttggcgaaggaggtggcactttcccagttggtcagtgcaaaacaggttcttactgaactgaaagcagaggtggataagccgagcctggatgatctcgattaaggaaatgaatatattgttctaatattatttttatgaaggtgaactagctatatgttgtactgtgctatTTTCAGGTAGCTattgtactgtgatgttaaaatatatttatgttcctgatatgaaattggcaaacagttgtttgATATAAAATGTGAATTTGTGTAATACTggtattattaattgtaaactaataaacctgctaaatgagtcatggaactttgcaaatggttctagcagtaaaagcggttGTGATGgatagctgatgacccacaagtatagggggtctatcgtagtcctttcaataagtaagagtgtcgaacccaacgaggagcagaaggaaatgacaagcgggtttcagtaaggtattctttgcaagcactgaaattatcggtaacagatagttttgtgataaggtaattttgtAA
Above is a window of Triticum dicoccoides isolate Atlit2015 ecotype Zavitan chromosome 5B, WEW_v2.0, whole genome shotgun sequence DNA encoding:
- the LOC119308097 gene encoding leucine-rich repeat receptor-like tyrosine-protein kinase PXC3; the protein is MGDRKRYCSCSSTHGFSRPLPLFSFFTFLCLHVSAAAGNPRLPLNSTQESIMRDLWRYVGSAGWNTTVSNPCLWRGIGCSPSNSSSFSVVTEVDLSGCSISNPTLFASLCSLDTLQSLDLSKNYFADLTDHFSRCPMTAGLRVLNFSSNRLVGRLSDLSDFSRLEVLDLSFNSFTGTVTTQLSVMPRLRSLNLSSNHLVGAVPLRMASSMEELVLSRNSFNDSIPSSLFSYSNLTLLDLSQNSLTGDVVDGFRKLPKLRTLILSGNNLTGTIPASLSNVATLTRFAANQNNFTGSIPSGITKHVKMLDLSYNGLSGEIPSDLLASVGLETVDLSSNYLQGPIPRNLSSNLYRLRLGGNKLNGTIPDTIDDALALAYLELDNNHLMGNISSELGRCRNLSLLNLASNNLQGQVPDAISNLDKLVVLKLQMNNLRGPIPSTFSDLTNLSTLNLSLNSFTGEIPMGIFNLPKLSNLNFQGNKISGAIPVSVSSLPSLIELNLANNSLTGTIPKMPTSLSAVLNLSHNHLSGSIPSNIGVLKDLEILDLSYNNLSGPVPSSLEGLQSLTHLVLSHNHLSGSLPAFRSSVTVDSSGNPELTDDRENSNDAPTSGKTRTHSVVIIVAIVSSLVGLCLLAAIIMLALSKRIYRVEDEGPSTEVGVCQVIDGHFITMSSVHTSGIDFTYAMKAVSNPNNIFLKTRFCTYYKAMMPNGSIYSVKKLDWSDKIFQVGSQEKFGHELEVLGKLSNSSVMVPLAYVLTEDNAYLLYEHVYKGTVFDLLHDGRSHVLDWTSRYSIALGVAEGLTFLHGRTQPVLLLDLSTRTIHLKSTNEPQIGDIELYKIIDPSKSSGSLSTIAGTVGYIPPEYAYTMRLTMAGNVYSFGVILLELLTGKPSVSDGMELAKWALSLSARPEQREQVLDTRVSRTSLGVHSQMLSVLNVALSCVTFSPDARPKMRNVLRLLANAK